A single window of Bombyx mori chromosome 9, ASM3026992v2 DNA harbors:
- the CPG13 gene encoding cuticular protein glycine-rich 13 precursor (The RefSeq protein has 1 substitution compared to this genomic sequence) — translation MKTALCLVFLLVAAAAASEKKTTESKAEPLEKKLDKRGLLNLGYGYGIDGLDVGYIGHGQGLGGAYNYVDGGYSSGYGLNFGGHTDVTKTITLVKGVPVPYAVDRPVPYPVEKHVPYPVKVAVPQPYEVVKHVPYHVKEYVKVPVHVPAPYPVEKKVPYPVHVPVDRPYPVKVLVPQPYPVEKHVPYPVKVPVPQPYPVEKHVPYPVEVKVPVPQPYPVVKHVGVPVNVPVDRPYPVHVPAPYPVEKPVPFAVPVEKPVAYPVHVPVDRPYAVHVEKPVAVPVKVPVPQPYPVYKHVPYAVDRPVAVPVKVPVDRPYPVTVERHVPITVEKPVPVPVKVPYLVSDHHDHHDHHDHYSQLSYGGSYYGH, via the exons ATGAAAACAGCG CTCTGCTTAGTTTTCCTGCTGGTAGCAGCAGCGGCTGCCAGTGAGAAGAAGACGACAGAAAGCAAAGCTGAACCCCTAGAGAAGAAATTGGACAAACGTGGTCTCCTGAACCTCGGGTATGGATACGGTATTGATGGTCTTGACGTTGGCTACATCGGACACGGACAAGGACTCGGAGGCGCCTACAACTACGTAGACGGAGGCTACTCCTCCGGCTACGGCCTCAACTTCGGTGGACATACCGACGTCACCAAGACCATCACCCTCGTCAAAGGCGTCCCTGTACCTTACGCCGTCGACAGACCCGTTCCATACCCAGTTGAGAAGCACGTGCCTTATCCCGTCAAGGTAGCCGTGCCCCAACCCTACGAGGTCGTCAAACACGTGCCATATCACGTGAAGGAGTACGTTAAGGTTCCCGTCCACGTTCCCGCGCCATACCCAGTCGAAAAGAAGGTGCCTTATCCCGTACACGTACCAGTTGACAGGCCTTACCCCGTCAAGGTGCTCGTGCCCCAGCCCTACCCAGTCGAGAAGCACGTCCCCTACCCCGTCAAGGTTCCAGTGCCCCAACCTTACCCCGTGGAGAAACACGTGCCATACCCCGTCGAAGTTAAGGTGCCCGTACCGCAGCCCTACCCCGTTGTGAAGCACGTCGGTGTCCCCGTCAAGGTGCCCGTCGACAGGCCCTACCCCGTGCATGTGCCTGCTCCTTACCCCGTCGAGAAGCCAGTGCCTTTTGCTGTCCCAGTTGAGAAGCCAGTGGCCTACCCCGTCCATGTTCCTGTCGACAGGCCTTACGCCGTGCACGTTGAGAAGCCCGTGGCCGTTCCCGTAAAGGTGCCAGTGCCCCAACCCTACCCCGTGTACAAGCACGTGCCGTACGCGGTCGACAGGCCAGTCGCCGTTCCCGTCAAAGTGCCCGTTGACAGGCCCTACCCCGTAACTGTTGAGAGGCACGTGCCCATAACAGTCGAGAAGCCAGTCCCGGTACCAGTGAAGGTTCCCTACCTCGTCAGCGACCACCACGACCATCACGACCACCACGACCATTACAGCCAACTCAGCTACGGCGGTTCGTACTACGGccactaa